Proteins encoded in a region of the Triticum dicoccoides isolate Atlit2015 ecotype Zavitan chromosome 3A, WEW_v2.0, whole genome shotgun sequence genome:
- the LOC119272016 gene encoding UDP-glycosyltransferase 73D1-like: MTFPRSGDGWSSSTMAHFLPVSLLAQGHTIPMTDMVPLLPEHGAQVSSITTPVNVSSLAGFAADVKAVGLAIQLVELRFPTAEFGLSDGCENLDMIHATDLLSKFMKAIDALREPLMAHLREQQRLRQSCIISDMINWWTGDIARELGIPRLAFVGFCGFSSLIRYNHERQIFNSNFCTAHIFPAIVKCFTSTVRGY; this comes from the coding sequence ATGACCTTCCCCCGTAGCGGCGATGGATGGAGCAGCTCAACAATGGCGCACTTCTTGCCGGTGTCGTTGTTGGCGCAGGGCCACACCATCCCCATGACTGACATGGTGCCCCTGCTGCCAGAGCATGGGGCACAGGTCAGCTCCATCACCACGCCAGTGAACGTCTCCAGCTTGGCAGGATTTGCAGCCGACGTGAAGGCAGTGGGCCTGGCGATTCAGCTCGTGGAGCTCCGGTTCCCGACCGCTGAGTTCGGCCTATCGGACGGGTGCGAGAACCTCGACATGATCCATGCCACGGACCTGCTTTCGAAATTCATGAAGGCCATTGACGCACTTCGGGAGCCGCTCATGGCCCACCTTCGTGAGCAGCAGCGCTTGCGTCAGAGCTGCATCATATCTGACATGATAAACTGGTGGACAGGTGACATCGCAAGGGAGCTCGGCATCCCGAGGCTCGCCTTTGTTGGCTTTTGTGGCTTCTCATCCCTCATCAGGTACAACCATGAGAGGCAAATTTTCAATAGTAATTTTTGTACTGCACATATTTTTCCTGCTATAGTTAAGTGCTTTACTTCAACAGTAAGGGGATATTAG